The Streptomyces sp. QL37 genome segment GACCGGAATATCCGCAACATCCTCAGCCAACGCATCCATCCGGTGATGCGTGATGAACGTGGTCGTCTCGGTCGGACCGTAACCGTTCACGACGACCAGGCCCGGGCAGACCGCCTGGACGCGGCGTACCGCCGCCGGTGACACCACGTCGCCGCCGGCCCACACCTGCGCAACACCGGCGAAGCACTCCGGGTGCTCCTCCGCCATCACACCGAACAGGCCCGCCGTCAGCCACAACGCCGTCACCCCACTCGAGGCAATCAGCCCGGCCAACTCCCGACCGTCCACCCGCCCCGGAGGCGACACCACAACCCGGCCACCGTTCAACAACGGCACCCACAACTCGAACGTCGACGCATCAAAAGAATGCGGCGAGTTGACCAACACCCGGTCCCCGACCCCCGCAAACGCACCATCCAACGCCAACGCCGTCACATCACACTGCCGAGCAGCCACACCCTTCGGCTCACCCGTCGACCCCGACGTGAACATCACATACGCCAACTGCTCCGGCAGAACGGCCACATCGGCAGACCCTCGCGGATATCCCCCCACCGCGGCGACATCGTCCGCAGTGACCACCAGGAGCACACCCGCACGCTCACAGATCAGATCGCGACGCTCCTGCGGCCACTCCGGATGGAAGGGCACATACACCCCACCCGCCTTCGCCACACCCAGCAACGCCACAACCAGCTCGACCGACCGGTCCATCCACACACCGACCGTCGACTCGGCCCGCACACCACGCTCGATCAACCAGTGCGCCACCTGATTGGCCCGCGCGTCCAACTCCGCATACGTCAGCACGGTGTCCCCGAACTCGACCGCCACCGCCCCCGGCGTCGCCGCCACCTGCACAGCGAACAACTCCGGCACCGAAACCACCGGCGCACTCGTCACCGCCCCCTGCCAGGACTCCAACACCTCACCCTCACCCGGCAGCAGAACATCCAGACGACCAACAGTGATTTCAGGACGCCCGGTCACCGTCTCCAACACCTGGTGGAGGCGTCGCGCGAGCTGGTCGGCGGTGTCGTGGTCAAAGACGTCAGCGGCGTACTCCATGCCCCCACTCAGCCCGGCCGGCCCGCCGTGCGCGTCGACGTCTTCGGTGACGTGCACGGTCAGGTCGAACTTCGCCACATCGAAATCGAGCGCTTCTTCGGTGGCTTCCACACCGGGGAGGGCAAGTCGGCCGTGGCTGTTGTTCTGAAGGACCAGCATCACCTGGAACAGCGCCTGCCGGGACGCCGACCGATCCAGACCCAGCGCGTCCACCAGCCGGTCGAACGGCACATCCACATGCGCATGCGCACCCAGATGCACCTCACGCACCCGCTCCAACAATTCCACGAACGACGGATCACCCGACAGATCCGTACGCAGAACGACCGTGTTCACGAAGAACCCGACCAGATCATCCAGAGCCTCATCGCCACGCCCGGCCATCGCCGCACCCACCGGCACGTCCTCACCGGCACCCATCCGCGACAGAACCACCGCCAGAGCGGCATTGAGCACCATGAACAGCGTCACATCACGCTCACGCGCCAGCCGCAGCAGACCCCGGTGCACCTCCGCATCCACCTCGAACGGAACCGTCCGCCCGACATGCGAGGGCACCGCGGGATGCGGCCGGTCGTACGGCAACGCAAGCTCAGCCGGAGACCCCTCCAACACACCCTTCCAGTACGCCAGCTGTTCGCTGACGGCACTGTCCGGGTCATCCTCCGAACCCAGCACCTCCCGCTGCCACAACGCATAGTCCGCGTACTGCACCGGCAGCACCACGAACTCCGGAACCCCGCCCTCAAGCCGCGCACCATAAGCGACGGACAGGTCACGCAGCAGCGGCGCCATCGACCAGCCGTCCGCCGCGATGTGATGCAACACGACCGCCAGCACATGCTCATCCGCGGAAAGCTCGAGCAGCCGCGCGCGTATCGGGATCTCACCGGCCAGGTCGAAGCAGTACCCCGCCGCCTGCGCCAACGCCTCCGCCAGACCCTCACGGCCCACCCGCTCAAGGATCAGCTCGGGAGCGACATCCTCCAGGATGCGCTGCACCGGCTCGCCCCCCGCCTCACCTCCCGGATCCGCACCGCGCTCGGCGTGGAGCTTTCGGTGCAGGCGTTGTTCGACGCGCCGACAGTCGCCGGCTTGGCTGAGCGTCTCAGGGGCGCGAAGGCGGCCGCCCGTCCGGCGTTGGTTGCCGGGGTGCGTCCGGATCGGCTTCCGTTGTCGTATGCGCAGCGTCGGCTGTGGTTCCTGGACCAGCTGGCGGGGCCCAGGGCGAAGAAGGAGGCGTCGACGCCTCCTTCTTCGACCTGGGCGGACCCCCCCGGCCCGCAGCTGGTCGGATACGTCGGGTCCAGGCCGACATAGCCAGCCCCCGCCTTCAGCACCGCGACCAGCGCGACGACCATCTCCACCGAACGCGGCAGATACAGGGCCACGAACCGCTCGGCGGACAGACCCGGCCGGTTCAGATAACCCCAGCCCAGACCCATACTCGCCACATACAGCTCACCCACCGCGCCCGGAGCAACAGGCCGCAGCACCGAATCCAGCACGTACGCCTGAGTGTTGGCGATCGGGCGGCCGATGGGCAGTGCGCCGCGTGCCCCGTCCACCGAGACGATCTCTGCCCAGACGCTGTCCGCGCTGGACTCGGAGAAGCCGTAGAAGTTGAGGAGCCTGCCCTCGGGCAGCTTCTCCAGGAACAGCTCCGCCGTCGCCGGCGTCAGCGCCTCACCACTGCTCGTCCACGTCATCCGACCCGCCGCCGGACCCAGACCACCCTCCTCGAGAAGCGCGGCCAGCAGACTCGGCACCAGCGTCATCCGCGTAATACCGTGCCGCTCGATCAGCGCGGACAGCGTCTGGGCAGAGATCGTCTCGGTGGACGGGGCACGCGGCGCACTGCCCATCGGCCGCCCGATCGCCAACACTCAGGCGTACGTGCTGGATTCGGTGCTGCGGCCTGTTGCTCCGGGCGCGGTGGGTGAGCTGTATGTGGCGAGTATGGGTCTGGGCTGGGGTTATCTGAACCGGCCGGGTCTGTCCGCCGAGCGGTTCGTGGCCAGTCCGTTCGGTGACGGGCGGCGGATGTATCGCACGGGTGACCTGGCGCGGTGGTCCGCTTCGGGCGAGTTGGTGTATGCCGGGCGTGCGGACGATCAGGTGAAGGTGCGTGGTATCCGTATCGAGCTGGGTGAGGTGGAGTCCGCTCTCCAGGCGCATCCGGCCGTGGGCAAGGCCGTGGTGATCGCCCGCGAGGGGCATGGTGCTGCCGGTGCAGTACGCGGACTATGCGTTGTGGCAGCGGGAGGTGCTGGGCTCGGAGGACGATCCGGGCAGCCTCGTCAACGAACAACTCGACTACTGGCGCTCGGTGTTGGAGGGTTCGCCGGCTGAGGTGTCGGGCAGTCTGCCGGTCACGGCCACGCCCGTGCCTCGGATCGAGCTGGACGACACCGAGGTCCGCGCCGCCCTGGCGGAGCTGGCGTCGGGCGGTCTGTCGGGCACGGAACTGCTCGGTGAGATGGACGCGGCGAGCGAGGCGTACGTCTGGTACACGTCGGGTTCGACGGGCAAGCCGAAGGGTGTCGTCGGTACGCACGTCGGCATGGTGAACCGGCTGGCCTGGTCGCACGGTCGTTTCCCGTGGCTGCCCACGGACGTGGGCTGCGCCAAGTCCTCGATGGCATTCGCCGAGTCGGCGAGTGAGATCTTCGGTCCGCTGCTGCACGGTGCGTCGGTCGTGGTGGCCGATGACGAGGAGGCGCGGAGTGTGGAGGGTCTGTCCGCGCTGATCGAGCGGCACGGTATTACGCGGATGACGCTGGTGCCGAGTCTGCTGGCCGCGCTTCTCGAGGAGGGTGGTCTGGGTCCGGCGGCGGGTCGGATGACGTGGACGAGCAGTGGTGAGGCGCTGGCGCCGGCGACGGCGGAGCTGTTCCTGGAGAAGCTGCCCGAGGGCAGGCTCCTCAACTTCTACGGCTTCTCCGAGTCCAGCGCGGACAGCGTCTGGGCAGAGATCGTCTCGGTGGACGGGGCACGCGGCGCACTGCCCATCGGCCGCCCGATCGCCAACACTCAGGCGTACGTGCTGGATTCGGTGCTGCGGCCTGTTGCTCCGGGCGCGGTGGGTGAGCTGTATGTGGCGAGTATGGGTCTGGGCTGGGGTTATCTGAACCGGCCGGGTCTGTCCGCCGAGCGGTTCGTGGCCAGTCCGTTCGGTGACGGGCGGCGGATGTATCGCACGGGTGACCTGGCGCGGTGGTCCGCTTCGGGCGAGTTGGTGTATGCCGGGCGTGCGGACGATCAGGTGAAGGTGCGTGGTATCCGTATCGAGCTGGGTGAGGTGGAGTCCGCTCTCCAGGCGCATCCGGCCGTGGGCAAGGCCGTGGTGATCGCCCGCGAGGGACAGGGCGCCGCCGGCACGCAGCTGGTCGGATACGTCGTTCCCGCCGAAGGGCACGCCGAGGAAGTCGGCGGTCGGGACCTGCGTGGTTTTGTGGCCGAGCGGCTGCCGGACTACATGGTCCCGGCGGTGGTCATGCTCCTGGACGCGCTGCCGCTGATGCCGAACGGCAAGCTGGACCGAGCGTCGCTCCCGGAGCCGGAGTTCACCGGCGGTATCTACCGGGCGCCGAGCACCGAGCAGGAAACAGTCCTGTGCGGACTGTTCGCCGAGATCCTGGGCCGGGACACCATCGGCGTCGACGACTCCTTCTTCGACCTGGGCGGACACTCACTGCTCGCCACCCGCCTCACCTCCCGGATCCGCACCGCGCTCGGCGTGGAGCTTTCGGTGCAGGCGTTGTTCGACGCGCCGACAGTCGCCGGCTTGGCTGAGCGTCTCAGGGGCGCGAAGGCGGCCGCCCGTCCGGCGTTGGTTGCCGGGGTGCGTCCGGATCGGCTTCCGTTGTCGTATGCGCAGCGTCGGCTGTGGTTCCTGGACCAGTTGGAGGGGCCCAGTGCGACGTACAACGTCGCGGTGTCGCTGCGGCTGACCGGTGGTGTGCGGGTTGATGCGTTGCGTGCGGCGCTGGCGGATGTCGTGGGCCGGCACGAGAGCCTGCGGACGCTCATCGAGGAGCACGAGGGCGAACCGGTGCAGCGCATCGTGGCCGATGCCGTGCCGGAGCTGAAAACGGTCACGATCAGTGAGGACGAGCTGCCGCTCGGGATCGCGGTGGCCACGGCGTGCACTTTCGATCTCGCGCGACAGATCCCTGTGCGGGGGTGGCTGTTCGAGCTTTCCGCGGATGAGCATGTGCTGGCGGTGGTGCTGCATCACATCGCGGCGGACGGCTGGTCGATGGCGCCGCTGCTGCGTGACCTGTCTGTCGCCTACGGGGCGCGGGTGGGTGGTGGTGCACCGGAGTTCGTGGTGCTGCCGGTGCAGTACGCGGACTATGCGTTGTGGCAGCGGGAGGTGCTGGGTTCGGAGGACGATCCGGGCAGCCTCGTCAACGAACAACTCGACTACTGGCGCTCGGTGTTGGAGGGTTCGCCGGCTGAGCTTGCGTTGCCGTACGACCGGCCGCATCCCGCGGTGCCCTCGCATGTCGGGCGGACGGTTCCGTTCGAGGTGGATGCGGAGGTGCACCGGGGTCTGCTGCGGCTGGCGCGTGAGCGTGATGTGACGCTGTTCATGGTGCTCAATGCCGCTCTGGCGGTGGTTCTGTCGCGGATGGGTGCCGGTGAGGACGTGCCGGTGGGTGCGGCGATGGCCGGGCGTGGCGATGAGGCTCTGGATGATCTGGTCGGGTTCTTCGTGAACACGGTCGTTCTGCGTACGGATCTGTCGGGTGATCCGTCGTTCGTGGAGTTGTTGGAGCGGGTGCGTGAGGTGCATCTGGGTGCGCATGCGCA includes the following:
- a CDS encoding condensation domain-containing protein — its product is MVLPVQYADYALWQREVLGSEDDPGSLVNEQLDYWRSVLEGSPAEVSGSLPVTATPVPRIELDDTEVRAALAELASGGLSGTELLGEMDAASEAYVWYTSGSTGKPKGVVGTHVGMVNRLAWSHGRFPWLPTDVGCAKSSMAFAESASEIFGPLLHGASVVVADDEEARSVEGLSALIERHGITRMTLVPSLLAALLEEGGLGPAAGRMTWTSSGEALAPATAELFLEKLPEGRLLNFYGFSESSADSVWAEIVSVDGARGALPIGRPIANTQAYVLDSVLRPVAPGAVGELYVASMGLGWGYLNRPGLSAERFVASPFGDGRRMYRTGDLARWSASGELVYAGRADDQVKVRGIRIELGEVESALQAHPAVGKAVVIAREGQGAAGTQLVGYVVPAEGHAEEVGGRDLRGFVAERLPDYMVPAVVMLLDALPLMPNGKLDRASLPEPEFTGGIYRAPSTEQETVLCGLFAEILGRDTIGVDDSFFDLGGHSLLATRLTSRIRTALGVELSVQALFDAPTVAGLAERLRGAKAAARPALVAGVRPDRLPLSYAQRRLWFLDQLEGPSATYNVAVSLRLTGGVRVDALRAALADVVGRHESLRTLIEEHEGEPVQRIVADAVPELKTVTISEDELPLGIAVATACTFDLARQIPVRGWLFELSADEHVLAVVLHHIAADGWSMAPLLRDLSVAYGARVGGGAPEFVVLPVQYADYALWQREVLGSEDDPGSLVNEQLDYWRSVLEGSPAELALPYDRPHPAVPSHVGRTVPFEVDAEVHRGLLRLARERDVTLFMVLNAALAVVLSRMGAGEDVPVGAAMAGRGDEALDDLVGFFVNTVVLRTDLSGDPSFVELLERVREVHLGAHAHVDVPFDRLVDALGLDRSASRQALFQVMLVLQNNSHGQLAIPGVEVTEEPVEINAAKFDLTVHLIDEAEGEDGPLGMSGGIVYATDVFDHATAEALVRRLHQVLATVISDPHQAVGRLGVLLPGEGEV
- a CDS encoding AMP-binding protein, coding for MGSAPRAPSTETISAQTLSALIERHGITRMTLVPSLLAALLEEGGLGPAAGRMTWTSSGEALTPATAELFLEKLPEGRLLNFYGFSESSADSVWAEIVSVDGARGALPIGRPIANTQAYVLDSVLRPVAPGAVGELYVASMGLGWGYLNRPGLSAERFVALYLPRSVEMVVALVAVLKAGAGYVGLDPTYPTSCGPGGSAQVEEGGVDASFFALGPASWSRNHSRRCAYDNGSRSGRTPATNAGRAAAFAPLRRSAKPATVGASNNACTESSTPSAVRIREVRRGASRCSASWRMSLPS